In one Rutidosis leptorrhynchoides isolate AG116_Rl617_1_P2 chromosome 8, CSIRO_AGI_Rlap_v1, whole genome shotgun sequence genomic region, the following are encoded:
- the LOC139862701 gene encoding uncharacterized protein: protein MENSQMNSSVFGKLMGFDETPRGKQTVLGQQKVLSENYIQKSDSIGKRLRRDSQNNQLRSKKRASIRTNDLIKDTKSSDFDEKSMRFDGIQSMTSPVVNNFIKNGNEYASRPSFLFDSQTVFGWEVKKQLLEIIKMNDGSPELVPDYGSSFGYKSNRGRKYESATKLPILEVLNFFSKLNTRPVKMTRSKMKPSVRKLVNGVSMNVKKDNAGPEEGELVHGGTEDDNLLDISSEKNLLTRSYEDGSISAHSTQTDEHVDVKVEMCQRSPSSVLELQPWENNLSGFEYCESAKTDLDGLWMQLQLLKSELEENDCDPEMVTSSDDERSCSGQSIKSILPFDPNESRDYSYLVDVLDESGFKDGDLEIHLERWHSSDIMAGPSVFETLEKKYGKLDLWHRSERRLLFDRINAGMIEILRPQVDIRVCSKTLRKKMINMLRRDAIEEELLTFLLGQEKGVGDGVSEKAVGRGLWFDPVEELDSLVREIEIFLLDQLAAELVSA, encoded by the exons ATGGAAAATAGCCAAATGAATTCGAGTGTTTTTGGCAAGTTAATGGGTTTTGATGAGACGCCACGTGGCAAACAGACTGTTTTGGGGCAGCAAAAGGTATTATCTGAAAATTATATACAGAAATCAGATTCTATTGGGAAGAGATTGAGAAGAGATTCACAAAATAATCAGCTAAGATCAAAGAAAAGAGCAAGTATTAGAACAAATGATTTGATTAAAGATACTAAATCGAGTGATTTCGATGAAAAAAGTATGCGGTTTGATGGTATACAGAGTATGACGTCACCTGTTGTTAACAATTTTATAAAAAATGGAAATGAATATGCATCTAGGCCTTCATTTTTGTTTGATTCTCAGACGGTTTTCGGTTGGGAAGTTAAGAAACAGTTATTGGAGATAATCAAAATGAACGACGGTTCTCCAGAACTTGTACCGGATTATGGAAGTTCGTTTGGTTATAAAAGTAACAGAGGTCGAAAATATGAATCTGCTACAAAGTTACCAATTTTGGAAGTTTTGAACTTTTTTTCTAAGTTGAACACAAGACCTGTGAAAATGACTAGAAGTAAGATGAAGCCGAGTGTTCGGAAGCTGGTGAATGGTGTGTCTATGAATGTTAAGAAGGATAATGCGGGACCCGAGGAAGGGGAATTGGTTCATGGTGGCACAGAAGATGATAACTTGTTGGATATTTCATCTGAAAAG AATTTACTGACTAGATCATATGAAGATGGCTCAATATCTGCACATTCTACACAAACTGATGAGCATGTTGATGTTAAAGTTGAAATGTGTCAGCGTAGTCCAAGTTCTGTTTTGGAACTGCAACCCTGGGAAAACAATCTATCGGGCTTTGAATATTGTGAAAGTGCTAAAACTGATCTTGATG GTCTGTGGATGCAACTTCAGCTACTCAAGTCAGAATTGGAAGAAAACGACTGCGACCCAGAAATGGTTACATCAAGTGACGACGAAAGATCTTGTTCTGGTCAAAGCATAAAGTCAATTCTACCCTTCGACCCTAACGAAAGCAGAGATTATTCATACCTGGTCGATGTACTAGACGAATCAGGCTTCAAAGATGGTGACTTGGAGATACACTTAGAAAGATGGCATTCTTCAGATATCATGGCGGGCCCCTCGGTTTTTGAAACTTTAGAAAAGAAATACGGGAAGCTCGATTTATGGCATAGGTCTGAAAGGAGGCTCCTGTTTGATCGTATAAATGCAGGGATGATTGAAATTCTACGACCACAAGTAGACATTCGTGTTTGCTCCAAGACTTTAAGGAAAAAGATGATAAATATGCTGAGGAGAGATGCAATTGAGGAAGAACTTTTGACTTTTTTACTTGGTCAAGAAAAAGGAGTCGGTGACGGGGTATCAGAGAAGGCCGTTGGAAGAGGACTGTGGTTTGACCCGGTTGAAGAACTAGATTCTCTTGTGAGAGAGATTGAAATATTTTTATTGGATCAGCTAGCAGCAGAGTTAGTTTCTGCTTGA
- the LOC139863311 gene encoding subtilisin-like protease, with protein sequence MMKTISFFMLMMITYASFNVLTTNGANDELKTYIVHLDSHPQGQQYLVSDAKLNEWYDSFLLKIALKFPSSDKPTMVFSYRHAVTGFAAKMSQAQATAMANLSGVLNVWPESIYHLHTTRSPEFLGLRTSPNGLWTHSNKGKGVIIGLIDTGITPGHPSFNDDGMPPPPQKWKGKCEIEGCNNKLIGMRSFVNGSSPKDVEGHGTHTSSTAAGSSVDNANVYEQANGTASGMAPLAHLAMYKVCMPLGCAGSAILAGLDAAIEDGVDVISVSLGSFIAFPFYKDPIAIAGFSAVQKGVFISCSAGNSGPIPSSVTNDAPWLLTVGASTQDRRIRTSVWLGNKVLVNGESLYQPKDFEQKPRPLVYPGQHSDDEKVKYCVPGSFKNIDVNDKIVFCDWGQISDIKKGQIVKEAGGAGVIIANDEIQGQSTAAYKHVIPASNVGYKEGVEIKKYLNSTSSPFATLLFFGTVDGLKTNPQMASFSSRGPSIITPGILKPDVTGPGVNIIAAWADSNDTSGPSGGKGMFEVIRGTSMSCPHLAGVSALLKSDHPDWSPAAIKSAIMTTASQVDRNGVAIVDERDHPADVLAIGSGHVNPPKATDPGLIFDIQPDDYIPYLCGLGYTPKQVEAIVRKPVSCSKTIQEGELNIPSFTVSLKKGERKTYSRTVTNVGKPDSIYTIRDKSLPHGVSIEIETGTKELEVKEMYEKITYNVTFIRDVNDEEKGQFGQGHMTWECGKYLVRTPFFFKFE encoded by the coding sequence ATGATGAAAACTATTAGTTTTTTTATGCTTATGATGATCACTTATGCAAGTTTCAATGTTTTAACAACCAATGGCGCCAATGATGAACTCAAAACCTACATTGTTCACTTAGATTCTCATCCTCAAGGCCAACAATACTTGGTTTCTGATGCCAAGCTAAACGAATGGTACGATTCGTTCTTGTTAAAAATCGCGTTGAAGTTTCCGTCAAGCGATAAACCGACGATGGTTTTTTCGTACCGTCACGCAGTTACCGGTTTCGCTGCAAAAATGTCGCAAGCTCAAGCGACGGCTATGGCGAATTTAAGTGGCGTGTTGAATGTATGGCCGGAAAGTATATATCACTTGCACACAACTCGCTCACCCGAGTTTTTGGGTCTTCGCACGAGTCCAAACGGTTTATGGACACATTCCAACAAAGGTAAGGGCGTCATAATCGGCCTTATTGACACTGGCATCACACCCGGACACCCGTCGTTTAATGACGACGGCATGCCGCCACCTCCCCAAAAATGGAAAGGCAAATGTGAAATTGAAGGGTGTAACAACAAACTCATAGGAATGAGAAGCTTTGTTAATGGAAGTAGTCCAAAAGACGTGGAAGGCCATGGGACCCACACTTCGAGTACTGCGGCCGGGAGTTCAGTAGACAATGCGAATGTTTACGAACAGGCCAACGGTACTGCAAGTGGGATGGCACCATTGGCACACTTAGCCATGTATAAAGTATGCATGCCGCTCGGTTGTGCGGGTAGTGCTATTCTTGCGGGTTTGGATGCGGCCATTGAAGACGGTGTTGATGTGATTTCGGTTTCGCTTGGTTCGTTTATTGCCTTTCCGTTTTATAAAGACCCCATCGCGATCGCTGGGTTTAGTGCCGTTCAAAAAGGCGTGTTTATAAGTTGTTCAGCGGGTAATTCAGGTCCTATACCATCGTCGGTAACAAACGACGCCCCGTGGCTCCTTACCGTGGGGGCTAGCACACAAGATCGTAGAATAAGGACGTCGGTTTGGCTTGGAAACAAAGTGTTGGTAAATGGTGAATCGTTGTACCAACCGAAAGATTTTGAACAGAAGCCTAGACCGTTGGTCTATCCGGGACAACATAGTGATGACGAAAAAGTGAAATATTGCGTTCCGGGATCGTTCAAAAACATCGATGTTAATGACAAGATTGTGTTTTGTGATTGGGGTCAGATTTCGGACATCAAAAAGGGTCAAATTGTGAAAGAAGCGGGTGGAGCGGGTGTGATAATTGCGAACGACGAAATACAAGGTCAGAGTACAGCAGCGTATAAACACGTTATTCCGGCTTCGAACGTTGGGTACAAAGAAGGCGTCGAGATTAAAAAGTACTTAAATTCGACATCGTCACCATTCGCAACTCTACTGTTCTTCGGAACTGTAGATGGTTTAAAAACGAACCCACAAATGGCATCGTTCTCTTCAAGAGGGCCAAGCATAATTACACCCGGGATCCTAAAACCGGACGTAACGGGCCCCGGTGTTAACATAATTGCAGCATGGGCTGATTCGAACGATACGAGTGGGCCGAGTGGTGGTAAAGGCATGTTTGAGGTGATACGTGGGACATCGATGTCGTGTCCTCATTTGGCGGGGGTTTCAGCGTTACTCAAAAGTGACCACCCCGATTGGTCACCGGCGGCTATAAAGTCTGCGATCATGACAACGGCTAGTCAAGTAGACCGAAACGGAGTAGCTATTGTAGACGAAAGAGACCACCCTGCAGACGTGTTAGCCATTGGCTCAGGTCACGTGAACCCGCCGAAAGCTACTGATCCGGGGCTAATTTTCGACATCCAACCCGATGACTACATTCCGTACCTTTGTGGATTAGGGTATACCCCGAAACAAGTTGAAGCCATTGTGAGAAAACCGGTTAGTTGTTCAAAAACGATACAAGAAGGAGAGCTTAATATACCTTCGTTCACGGTATCATTGAAAAAAGGTGAGCGGAAAACCTACTCGAGGACGGTCACCAATGTTGGTAAGCCGGATTCGATTTACACTATCAGGGATAAATCTTTACCGCACGGTGTAAGTATAGAAATCGAGACGGGTACTAAAGAGCTGGAAGTTAAAGAAATGTACGAAAAGATAACGTATAATGTAACATTTATTCGAGATGTGAATGATGAAGAGAAGGGCCAATTTGGCCAAGGACATATGACATGGGAATGCGGTAAGTATCTCGTACGAACCCCGTTTTTCTTCAAGTTCGAATGA
- the LOC139863310 gene encoding uncharacterized mitochondrial protein AtMg00810-like → MEDGAQLADREKYQKIVGKLIYLAHIRPDVSYAVGVVSQFMHQPQVHHMKAVWRIIIHLIGKVGHGVLLKNNGHLKTQIYTDAGWGCEKGDRKSTSGYFTLVGGNLVTWKSKKKNVVALSSAEAEFRRIAQGV, encoded by the coding sequence ATGGAAGATGGAGCTCAACTTGCAGATCGAGAAAAATATCAAAAGATCGTTGGAAAGCTGATTTATCTCGCTCATATTCGTCCAGATGTATCATATGCAGTGGGAGTAGTCAGTCAATTTATGCATCAACCACAAGTACATCACATGAAAGCTGTTTGGAGAATCATCATACACCTTATAGGAAAGGTTGGTCATGGAGTTCTATTAAAAAACAATGGTCATCTCAAAACACAAATATATACAGATGCAGGTTGGGGATGTGAAAAAGGAGATAGAAAATCTACATCGGGATATTTCACCTTAGTCGGCGGAAACCTTGTTACATGGAAAAGTAAAAAGAAAAATGTTGTAGCTCTTTCAAGTGCCGAAGCCGAGTTTAGGAGGATAGCACAAGGAGTATAA